A region of the Thioploca ingrica genome:
CTCAAAAGCCACTGCATTTGGTAGAACCACCGCTTGACCAAAACCCTAAAGATAATAAAGATCGGACGAATTTGTCAGCAGAGAATCTTAACCAAGACCCAGTTGATACCATGCTTACTTCTAGACAAGAACATAACATTTATTCTATCGATAACCCAGAAAATGAGGTTACTGCTTATTATGATCCAGCCGTAGGAGAGTCGGTCAATTTATCTCACCCACAAGCAACTAACAACTCAGAAATAGCTTACAATACAGTTAGTTCTGCTACCAAACCCGATCATGACCAGCCGGTGTCAGAGTCGGATAGTAAGGTACCAGAAGAAGAAACCGCTGAACTAGTGAGGATAGATAATGATAAAATTGAGGTAGAATATGCTTCGGTTAATTCAATGGGAATAGATGATAACCCAATCAGAGTGAAATTTGATTCTGTAATGGAACAAGTAGCAGTAGAAGAAAAAGATGTAGATATAGATAGAGCCACTTTGGTTGAACCTGTGGGGATAGCAGATGACCAAACTGAGATAAAGGTTGATTCTTTAGCCCATATTGAAGAACAACGTCAGTTGGAAAAAGAAGCTTTATATGAAAATACCTTTAGTTTATTTCATAAGCTAGCTACACCGGAAAAAGATCTGACTTTAACAACTGAAGAAACTGCTTCTGCAACGGCAGCTAAAGAACCAAAAGTAGAATCCTTAGATACTGCTACGATGAAGGCCGGGGCTTATTTGTCTTCAGAACGGGAAAAAAACAAATTATCAGTTCAACAAGTGGCTGATAAACTTTATTTAGATGTCAATCTCATTAAAGCATTGGAAGCGGATAATTATGAGCAACTACCTCCACCGATTTTTATCCGGGGATATATTCGTAATTACGCAAAATTATTAGAAATTCCGGCAGAGCCCATTTTAACCGCTTATGAACGCAGTGGACAAGCAGCGATTTCAACCCCGGTTATCACCCCACAATTAACGCCGAAAAAACAAACCAATAGTAGTGATTGGCGGTTTAAAGCGGTTACTTATACCATTATTATTACTTTAATGATGTTAATGGCGTTATGGCAATATTATCCGACTTCAATTTCTGAGTCTCAAGAAGCGGTTAATGCACCAGATGCTCCCGCTTGGGAAAATTTTCAGCCTTTGGAAACACAACCAACCTATCCACCAGCCGTCGTTGAAACTAATCCGGCTGGCTCGTTAAATGCGCCAAAACCGTCTGAGGAAACTCAACCGGCTGTTGTTGCAACGACTCCCACAGAGGGAGTGTCTGAAACTCAGCCAGCCACCACCGAACCACCAGCAGCACCTGAGCCAAAATCTCAAAGTTTGCAGATCCATTTTAAACAATCGGTTTGGACACGACTGACTGATAGTAAAGGTAAAGTTCTTTACAATCAGACGGGTAAGAGTGGGGAAGTTTTCTCTATTCAAGAGGGAACCCCACCCTTTTATTTAAGTGTGGGTAACGAAGGGTTACAAGTTGAATATCAAGGAACTGTTAAAAATATCACCGCTTATCCTAAACAAAAAAATAAAAGCAAAACCTTTATTATTGGTGGTAATGAATAAATGTTCTCTCCGCTCAACCTGACTCGTCGTCAGTCTCGAAAGATTTATGTGGGTCAAGTCGCTGTTGGGGGAGATGCACCGATAACGGTACAAAGCATGACCAATACTAATACCCATCAGGTAGAAGAAACCGTGGCTCAAATTCGTGCTTTGCAACAGGTTGGCGCTGATATTGTGCGGGTTTCGGTGCCGACTTTAGAAGCAGCAGACGCTTTTGGGAAAATCAAAGCGGCGGTTAATGTTCCCTTAGTGGCAGATATTCATTTCGATCACCATATTGCCCTAAAAGTACTGGAATTAGGCGTAGATTGTTTGCGGATCAATCCTGGCAATATTGGGCGTCAAAACCGTGTCCAAGCGGTTATCAGTAGCGCCAAAGATAAGGGTGTCCCCATTCGAATTGGGGTCAATGCGGGTTCTCTCGAAAAAGATTTACAAAAAAAATATGGCGAACCGACCGCTGAAGCTTTAGTGGAATCGGCGTTACGTCATATTGACATTTTGGATAAACTCAATTTTTTTGATTTTAAAGTCAGCTTAAAAGCTTCGGAAATATTTATGACCGTAGCCGCTTATAGGCAATTAGCGACTCAAATTGAACAACCCTTACATTTAGGTATTACCGAAGCCGGCGGGTTTCGTTCTGGTGCCGTGAAGTCAGCGATTGGTCTAGGAATGCTGTTAGCAGAAGGGATTGGTGATACGATTCGCGTCTCTTTAGCGGCTGATCCGGTGGAAGAGATTAAAGTCGGATTTGATATCTTAAAAAGTTTACACTTACGGCAAAAAGGGATCAATTTAATTGCTTGTCCTTCTTGTTCAAGACAAAACTTTGATGTGATCAAAATCGTGAATGAATTAGAAAACCGTCTTGAAGATATTGTGCAACCCTTGGATGTTGCTGTCATGGGATGTGTTGTTAATGGTCCAGGGGAAGCGCGCGCTGCCCAGATTGGTATAACCGGTGGAACACCTCATCATCTGTTATACCTGAATGGTAAGCCGGTGGGTAAAACCAACAGTGAAGAGTTAGTCGATGAATTAGAAAGAATGATACGAACTCAAATTCACCCGCAAGCGAGTATCAATAACTAAACTGTGGTGGGAATCAACGGGTGCAAAATTGGAAGTTAGCTAGAAGCCGATCTTACTGGTATTTAGGTCTCGTAAGTGCGATTGCGGTACTGGGAGTGACTATAGCATTCAGTGTCTTATCACCGCAGCTATTTTATTCCCCGAATCTAATTCACCTGACTTATGAAACAATAGCTCAGACTCAAAGTAATCCAATAAAAGAAGTTTTACAAAATTTACAACTACCGTGGCAAAATCCAATAACTTCCACCCAAAAATTTGAAACCACACCCACTACTTCACCGGCTGCTCAAGCCTTTGCTGCTGGGCTATGGAGCGGACAACAAATTTTACTGGGAAATGATAACCCGATTTTACCGCAATTACTCTCACCTCCCTTAAAGGAACTGAGTTGGCTACAAACCAGATGGAAGGGTGATTTCGAGTTAGGACAATGGATTTTATTGTTATGGACAGTAACCCAAGTTTCACCTCCATTAACAGATACTTTTTGGGATAAACAAAAACAAATTTTTATTCATTTTCAAGCTGACTTCTCTACTACTAATCAATCTTCTGCTGTAGAAACGCAACGGGTCACCTCTGCGCTGAAATTCATTAAGCCATTTATTGAAAAAGTACCTTTACCCGCTAAACAAGAACCGCAATTATATGACCAATTAGGTAGAGAATTAGCTTTTATGATGGACAATTTGTCTCCTTAAAACTAATTGCTTTATCAACCCATTGGAGTAGGGTACGTTTTCTCGTAAATTAGTGTCCTGTACAAAGGCTTTAAACTGAGAAATGATTAGCAAAAATCATCGACATTGCTAATCAATTCTGTTAACTTCATTTTACCTCATATCGAATTCACATTAACCCAATTTTCAGGAGAATGTCTATGAGATTAATTGTATTGAGTCATTTTGTTTGGTTACTATTTTTCAATGCCACTGTTTTTGCAGAAATTAAAGGTGAAGGCATAGACTATACCGCCAATGGAACGACCTTAAAGGGATATTTAGCCTATGATGATGCGATTAAAGGCCAACGACCCGGTATATTAGTTGTTCATGAATGGTGGGGACACAATGAATATGCACGTAAACGGGCACGAATGCTAGCAGAATTGGGCTACGTTGCACTCGCAGTAGATATGTACGGTGACGGTAAAACCGCTGCTCATCCGAAGCAAGCTGGAGAATTTGCTCAAGCATTACTCAATAATATGGAAACGGCTCAAAATCGTTTTATAGCTGCACTCGAATTGATTAAAAAACAACAATCAGTCGATGCGACTAAAATAGCGGCGATTGGCTATTGTTTAGGTGGCGGTATTGTATTAACTATGGCTCGGAATGGAGTTGACTTAGCTGGGGTTGCTAGTTTTCATGGCAGTTTAACGACCAAGGAACCCGCTAAGCCTGGAAAAGTAAAAGCGAAAGTATTGGTATTTCATGGTGAAGCGGATGAATTTGTTACGGCTGAACAGGTTAAGGCTTTTCAAGCCGAAATGAAAAATGCTCAAGTTGATTTAGAATTAGTAACTTATCCGGGTGTTAAACACAGTTTTACTAATCCCGAAGCGGATAACTTGGCGAAGAAATTTGATTTACCTTTGGCTTATAATGAAGCAGCCGATAAAGATTCCTGGGCAAAATTACAGGTATTTTTCAAGCAGATCTTTGCAAATTTCTCCGCATCAAAAAATAAATAACCGAAAAAATACCTAATGAACCAACTTACCCACTTTAATCAAGCCGGTGAAGCCCATATGGTAAATGTCGGGGACAAAGTGAGTACTGACCGTATTGCGGTTGCTGAAGGTAAAATTACCATGCAGCCTGAAACTTTGAGCCTAATCATGGCCGGTGGACACAAAAAAGGTGATGTGTTAGGTATTGCTCGAATTGCGGGCATTATGGCTGCTAAGAAAACCAGTGATTTGATTCCCCTTTGTCACCCCCTGATGTTAACTCAGGTCAGCGTTGATTTAATGCCTTTACCAGAACATAATGCCGTCTACTGTCAAGCGACAGTTAAAACCACGGGCACCACCGGCGTGGAAATGGAAGCATTGATGAGCGTGCAAATGGCTTTACTTACCATTTACGATATGTGTAAAGCCGTTGACCGTGGTATGACCCTGGAACAAATTCGCTTGCAAAAGAAGTCTGGTGGTAAATCAGGTACTTGGGAAAGAAAATAACATTTTATTCAACTTAACTTAATTGGCTTTAAAAGGAGACAATTTATGTCAGAACCTGTTTGTGCTCAAAAATCCCCTTATGTTCTTGAAGTAAAACCGGGTACCTACTATTGGTGCGCTTGTGGTAAATCCGCTGACCAGCCTTTTTGCGATGGTTCTCATGCCGGCACGGGTTTTTCACCGGTGGAGTTAGATCTCACTGAAAAAACGACAGTAAAATTTTGTGGCTGTAAGCGGACTAAAGATGCCCCCCGTTGTGA
Encoded here:
- a CDS encoding molybdenum cofactor biosynthesis protein C — its product is MNQLTHFNQAGEAHMVNVGDKVSTDRIAVAEGKITMQPETLSLIMAGGHKKGDVLGIARIAGIMAAKKTSDLIPLCHPLMLTQVSVDLMPLPEHNAVYCQATVKTTGTTGVEMEALMSVQMALLTIYDMCKAVDRGMTLEQIRLQKKSGGKSGTWERK
- a CDS encoding glutamate translates to MSEPVCAQKSPYVLEVKPGTYYWCACGKSADQPFCDGSHAGTGFSPVELDLTEKTTVKFCGCKRTKDAPRCDGSHKNL
- a CDS encoding IspG protein, with the protein product MFSPLNLTRRQSRKIYVGQVAVGGDAPITVQSMTNTNTHQVEETVAQIRALQQVGADIVRVSVPTLEAADAFGKIKAAVNVPLVADIHFDHHIALKVLELGVDCLRINPGNIGRQNRVQAVISSAKDKGVPIRIGVNAGSLEKDLQKKYGEPTAEALVESALRHIDILDKLNFFDFKVSLKASEIFMTVAAYRQLATQIEQPLHLGITEAGGFRSGAVKSAIGLGMLLAEGIGDTIRVSLAADPVEEIKVGFDILKSLHLRQKGINLIACPSCSRQNFDVIKIVNELENRLEDIVQPLDVAVMGCVVNGPGEARAAQIGITGGTPHHLLYLNGKPVGKTNSEELVDELERMIRTQIHPQASINN
- a CDS encoding dienelactone hydrolase family protein, with translation MRLIVLSHFVWLLFFNATVFAEIKGEGIDYTANGTTLKGYLAYDDAIKGQRPGILVVHEWWGHNEYARKRARMLAELGYVALAVDMYGDGKTAAHPKQAGEFAQALLNNMETAQNRFIAALELIKKQQSVDATKIAAIGYCLGGGIVLTMARNGVDLAGVASFHGSLTTKEPAKPGKVKAKVLVFHGEADEFVTAEQVKAFQAEMKNAQVDLELVTYPGVKHSFTNPEADNLAKKFDLPLAYNEAADKDSWAKLQVFFKQIFANFSASKNK